One Pyrus communis chromosome 4, drPyrComm1.1, whole genome shotgun sequence genomic region harbors:
- the LOC137732028 gene encoding protein NRT1/ PTR FAMILY 3.1-like: MEEQGSSHAARKKGGLVTMPFIFANEVCEKLAVVGFHANMISYLTTQLHMPLTKAANTLTSIGGTASLTPLLGAFISDAYIGRFWTITISSIIYQIGMICLTVSAVLPQLRPPPCTHDQVCEEADGGQLAILYVSLLLGALGSGGIRPCVVAFGADQFDENDEKQTTKTWNYFNWYYFVMGVSILVSVTVLVYIQDNIGWGWGLGIPTIAMFLSVIAFVIGYPLYRHLAPAGSPFTRLIQVSVAAYKKRKLSMVSDPRMLYQNDELDGPISIGGKLLHTKHLKFLDKAAIATEEDNLKSPNLWRINTVHRIEELKSVIRMGPIWGTGILLTTAYAQQGTFVLQQAKTMDRHLTKSFEIPAASMSVFTIVTMLSTLALYDRLFIPVARKFTGLERGITYLQRMGIGFFISIFATLVGGFVEIKRKEAAFAHGLVDHPHDIIPISVFWLVPQYALHGIAEAFMSIGHLEFFYDQSPESMRSTAAALFSTSISVGNYVSTILVSLVHKFSAGPNGSNWLPDNNLNKGKLENFYWLITILQVVNLIYYIICAKTYTFKSIQVVNKEGAESGENQVELANKAQLA; this comes from the exons ATGGAGGAGCAAGGCAGCAGCCATGCTGCAAGGAAGAAGGGAGGCTTGGTCACAATGCCCTTCATCTTTG CTAATGAGGTTTGTGAGAAGTTGGCTGTGGTGGGATTCCATGCAAACATGATAAGCTACTTGACAACGCAGCTTCATATGCCGTTAACAAAAGCAGCCAACACCCTTACCAGTATTGGTGGCACTGCAAGCTTGACCCCCTTGCTTGGCGCCTTTATTTCTGATGCCTACATTGGCCGCTTCTggactatcactatttcttccATTATATACCAGATt GGAATGATTTGCTTAACAGTATCAGCAGTACTTCCACAACTGAGACCTCCCCCATGCACCCACGACCAAGTTTGCGAAGAAGCCGACGGAGGGCAGCTAGCAATTCTGTATGTCTCCCTCTTACTAGGAGCACTCGGGTCGGGCGGAATCCGACCCTGCGTCGTGGCATTCGGGGCAGATCAGTTCGACGAGAATGACGAAAAACAAACCACCAAGACGTGGAACTACTTCAACTGGTACTATTTTGTGATGGGGGTATCGATATTAGTGTCTGTCACGGTGCTTGTGTATATTCAAGATAACATTGGATGGGGCTGGGGACTTGGAATTCCAACAATAGCCATGTTTCTCTCAGTTATTGCGTTTGTGATCGGGTACCCGCTTTACCGGCACTTGGCTCCGGCCGGGAGTCCGTTTACCCGGTTGATACAAGTGTCGGTGGCTGCCTACAAGAAGAGAAAGCTGTCTATGGTGTCTGATCCTAGAATGTTGTACCAGAACGATGAACTTGACGGTCCTATTTCTATTGGTGGAAAGCTTCTTCACACCAAGCATTTGaa ATTTCTTGACAAGGCAGCGATAGCGACGGAGGAGGACAATCTCAAGTCCCCAAACTTATGGAGGATCAACACCGTTCATCGCATCGAAGAACTGAAATCCGTGATCAGAATGGGACCTATATGGGGAACAGGAATACTCCTCACCACAGCCTATGCCCAACAAGGCACATTCGTACTCCAACAAGCCAAAACCATGGACAGGCACCTCACAAAGTCCTTTGAAATCCCTGCAGCCTCCATGTCAGTCTTTACTATAGTCACCATGCTCTCCACCCTCGCATTGTACGACCGCCTCTTCATTCCGGTGGCTAGAAAGTTCACCGGGCTAGAGCGGGGAATAACATACCTCCAGAGAATGGGAATAGGGTTTTTCATTTCGATATTCGCTACATTGGTCGGCGGATTTGTCGAAATAAAGCGAAAAGAGGCGGCTTTTGCACACGGGTTGGTCGATCATCCTCATGATATAATCCCCATTTCAGTGTTTTGGTTAGTTCCTCAGTATGCCCTTCATGGGATAGCTGAAGCATTCATGTCAATCGGGCACCTCGAGTTTTTCTATGACCAGTCGCCGGAGAGCATGAGAAGCACCGCTGCTGCGCTGTTTTCGACCTCTATCTCTGTCGGGAACTACGTGAGCACCATTTTGGTGTCACTGGTGCACAAATTTAGTGCTGGCCCTAATGGATCGAACTGGCTGCCGGATAATAATTTGAACAAAGGGAAGTTGGAGAACTTCTATTGGTTAATCACGATATTACAAGTTGTTAATCTTATTTACTACATAATTTGTGCCAAAACGTATACGTTTAAGTCGATTCAGGTCGTAAATAAAGAAGGTGCTGAATCTGGAGAAAATCAAGTGGAGCTTGCCAATAAGGCGCAATTGGCTTAA
- the LOC137731277 gene encoding ACD11 homolog protein-like, translating into MYYFVRCSSYIQVADLVEASKTYDTLESLLDFDVANDTVKSPGSHSRNLRCVRQGLDLVRALFEQFLSTDDYPLREAASTAYDNVCAPNHSWTIRTAVAAGMYALPSRDQLLVNLEETHQSAEKKMKRLYPLMLQLQRLKFPPCAS; encoded by the exons atgtattattttgttcgttgttcatcgtatattcaGGTTGCAGATCTTGTGGAGGCGTCAAAGACTTACGACACATTAGAAAGTCTTCTGGATTTTGATGTTGCTAATGACACGGTAAAATCCCCGGGAAGCCATTCCCGTAATCTGCGCTGTGTCCGGCAGGGTCTCGATCTCGTCAGAGCTCTGTTCGAACAATTCTTGTCAACCGA TGACTACCCTTTGAGGGAAGCAGCTTCGACAGCTTATGACAATGTTTGTGCGCCAAACCACAGTTGGACAATCAGGACAGCAGTTGCTGCCGGAATGTATGCTCTTCCGTCGAGGGATCAACTTCTGGTGAATCTCGAAGAGACCC ATCAGTCAgcagagaagaagatgaaaag gttgtatccacTCATGCTAcaactacaaagactaaagtttcctccatgtgctagctga
- the LOC137731278 gene encoding uncharacterized protein: MINAEAEIANSLMQYEHHAESSHRGSVTGRSFVQRDREKCHDRMMKDYFIERPRFLALDFRRRFRMRRELFENILNAFVNHDHYFARKIDHEWKNCPTGWAGRFKSHHNKPTIVLKVVASYDTCIWHAFFGAPRSNNDINVLWSSHLFENIVNGWASEFRYKGAIMAVGASKPTVVADADGFFSVKSKMLVNVTADHRIVYGADLAAFPETFAKIVENPESLTL; this comes from the exons ATGATCAACGCCGAAGCTGAAATTGCAAACTCGCTTATGCAATATGAGCACCATGCTGAATCTAGCCATCGTGGTTCTGTCACAGGGCGTTCATTTGTGCAGCGTGATAGAGAAAAGTGTCATGACCGaatgatgaaagattatttcatcGAGCGTCCGAGATTTCTTGCTCTTGATTTCCGGAGGCGGTTTCGGATGAGGAGAGAGCTTTTTGAAAACATCTTGAACGCATTTGTCAATCATGACCACTACTTTGCAAGGAAGATAGATCAT GAGTGGAAGAATTGTCCTACTGGTTGGGCTGGTCGATTCAAGAGCCATCATAACAAGCCAACCATCGTGCTCAAGGTTGTGGCATCTTACGACACATGTATTTGGCATGCATTCTTCGGCGCTCCTAGATCAAACAACGATATCAACGTTCTTTGGTCTTCTCATCTATTCGAAAATATTGTCAATGGATGGGCATCAGAATTTCGGTACAAG GGGGCTATCATGGCTGTTGGAGCTTCTAAGCCAACTGTTGTGGCCGACGCAGATGGATTCTTcagtgtaaaaagtaaaatgctG GTGAACGTAACAGCTGATCACCGGATTGTTTATGGTGCTGATTTGGCTGCCTTTCCCGAGACATTTGCCAAGATTGTTGAGAACCCAGAGAGCCTCACATTGTAG
- the LOC137731873 gene encoding ubiquitin receptor RAD23d-like has protein sequence MKIFVKTLKGTHFDLEVKPEDTVADVKKHIEACKGSDVYPASQQMLIHQGKVLKDDTTLDANKVAENSFVVIMLTKSKSPTGGEGSGASTAATTEAPQPSAHTGAPTATLTATPAPAAASALPASVTTPAPVASPTTDSQTDSYGQAASDLVAGTNLEGTIQQILDMGGGTWDRDTVVRALRAAFNNPARAIDYLYSGIPEQPEAPPAVPIPVSEQVANPPAQPPQSAQPASAPPSRPNADPLNLFPQGLPNMGAGGAGNLDFLRDNQQFQALRSMVQANPQILQPMLQELGKQNPNLVRLIGAHQADFLRLINEPAEGGEGNVLGDAAVPQAITITREEREAIERLEAMGFARAIVLQVFFACNKNEELAANYLLDHMHEFED, from the exons atgaagatcttCGTCAAGACTCTCAAGGGAACGCACTTCGACCTCGAAGTGAAGCCCGAGGACACG GTTGCTGACGTGAAGAAACATATAGAAGCTTGTAAGGGTTCAGATGTTTACCCTGCTTCACAACAGATGCTAATTCATCAAGGAAAAGTGCTTAAAGATGACACAACGTTGGACGCAAATAAAGTTGCGGAAAATAGCTTTGTTGTGATAATGTTGACTAAG AGTAAGAGCCCAACTGGCGGTGAAGGTTCAGGTGCATCAACAGCGGCGACAACTGAG GCACCACAGCCAAGTGCACATACTGGTGCTCCAACTGCGACATTAACGGCAACTCCGGCCCCTGCAGCAGCCTCAGCACT GCCTGCATCTGTTACCACACCTGCTCCTGTCGCTTCGCCTACCACGGA TTCACAAACTGATTCTTACGGCCAAGCAGCATCTGATCTGGTAGCTGGAACTAACTTGGAGGGAACAATTCAGCAAATTCTAGATATGGGTGGAGGGACGTGGGACAGGGATACTGTTGTACGTGCTCTCCGTGCTGCATTCAACAACCCAGCAAGAGCTATTGACTATCTTTATTCT GGTATCCCTGAGCAACCTGAAGCTCCACCTGCAGTCCCTATTCCTGTGAGTGAGCAAGTCGCAAACCCTCCAGCACAACCTCCACAGTCAGCACAACCAGCATCCGCTCCTCCAAGCAGACCTAATGCCGATCCTTTAAACCTGTTTCCACAG GGCCTTCCAAACATGGGTGCTGGTGGTGCAGGCAATCTTGATTTTCTTCGTGACAACCAACag TTCCAAGCCTTGCGATCTATGGTGCAGGCTAATCCACAAATATTGCAG CCTATGCTTCAAGAGTTGgggaaacaaaaccctaatctagTGAGGCTAATTGGCGCGCATCAGGCTGACTTCCTTCGCCTGATTAACGAACCTGCTGAAGGTGGAGAAGG GAATGTACTGGGGGATGCAGCAGTGCCACAGGCAATAACTATCACTCGTGAGGAGCGTGAAGCTATAGAACGT CTTGAAGCAATGGGGTTCGCTCGAGCAATTGTATTGCAGGTGTTCTTTGCCTGCAACAAGAACGAAGAATTGGCCGCCAACTACCTCTTAGAccacatgcatgaatttgaggACTAA
- the LOC137731518 gene encoding uncharacterized protein, translated as MEDYTSNNKKRVRDNSDDSAEVKRLREDLLGFLDDSDADPTIQDLDSVMKSFEEEIAAATNSCQSSPRPASDTEQASETDPASVPVVDLTSESGESNPDLGYLLEASDDELGLPPSENFSDEAAKGGENELVRVSSDLSGADDLWRFDDPVPSYDSLFLGSQDKLNFHDSGSEYDAFDGLFGNNDVYFDSADYGEFSWRFETLPAQ; from the coding sequence ATGGAGGACTACACCTCAAATAACAAGAAGCGGGTCCGAGACAACTCGGACGACTCGGCCGAGGTGAAGCGGCTCAGGGAAGACCTTCTGGGTTTTCTCGACGACTCGGACGCCGATCCCACGATTCAGGACCTCGACTCCGTCATGAAGAGCTTCGAGGAAGAGATAGCTGCCGCAACAAATTCTTGTCAGTCGTCGCCGCGTCCGGCATCGGATACGGAGCAAGCATCGGAGACCGATCCAGCTTCGGTGCCGGTGGTTGACCTGACGTCAGAGTCCGGCGAGTCAAATCCCGACCTTGGATACCTGCTAGAAGCTTCGGACGACGAGCTGGGCCTGCCTCCGTCGGAGAACTTCAGCGACGAGGCGGCGAAAGGCGGAGAAAACGAGTTGGTACGAGTTTCGTCCGACTTGTCCGGTGCCGACGATCTTTGGCGGTTCGACGACCCCGTTCCGAGTTACGACTCGTTGTTTTTAGGAAGTCAAGATAAACTAAACTTTCACGATAGCGGATCTGAATACGATGCGTTTGACGGGCTGTTCGGAAACAACGACGTGTATTTTGACTCGGCTGATTACGGCGAGTTTTCGTGGCGTTTCGAAACACTGCCGGCGCAGTAG